Proteins from one Arthrobacter sp. Soc17.1.1.1 genomic window:
- a CDS encoding SDR family NAD(P)-dependent oxidoreductase — MLAASGRCPSRSSARERTTDADAGHREVSRRGKKAASNIGEGAIAVHLDVTDAASISAAAEQIRLEAGRLDLLINNAAVSGTRTDIQSFEELRASPTASGVPLEEVRAVWEVNVFGPLAVYQPWSPSKEQKPSRKPLVRSYEWLASALMDQPTPALRGTEQAFPGDPITTRQ, encoded by the coding sequence ATGCTCGCCGCATCTGGGAGGTGTCCGAGCAGATCGTCGGCGCGCGAGCGAACCACTGACGCAGATGCCGGTCATCGAGAAGTCAGCCGGCGTGGGAAGAAGGCTGCCAGCAATATAGGAGAAGGGGCGATTGCCGTTCACCTCGACGTGACGGATGCCGCCTCCATCAGCGCAGCGGCCGAACAGATCCGCTTGGAAGCCGGCCGACTGGATCTTCTCATCAACAACGCCGCCGTCTCCGGTACCCGCACTGATATCCAGAGCTTCGAAGAACTCCGAGCATCACCCACAGCCAGCGGGGTCCCTCTGGAAGAAGTACGAGCAGTGTGGGAAGTCAATGTATTCGGCCCTTTGGCGGTATATCAGCCCTGGTCGCCTTCCAAGGAACAGAAACCGTCGAGGAAGCCGCTCGTGAGATCGTACGAGTGGCTCGCCTCGGCCCTGATGGACCAACCAACACCTGCACTACGTGGAACGGAACAGGCCTTCCCTGGTGATCCAATCACCACGCGCCAATGA
- a CDS encoding NmrA family NAD(P)-binding protein, which produces MIVITGATGTLNGTTVDHLLTRVPASEIVVVARDITKAQRFADAGVQVRPGDYASPAGLPAAFAGADQLLLVSSSDPKADAVALHRNAIEAAVEVGVGRVLYTSHQGAAPNTPFAPGRDHYATEQILADSGLAWTSLRNGFYAHSLNQIAGPWRDTGRISVPADGPVSWTAREDAAEAAAVVMTSGRTFDGPTTLTAPAAVSFGEIAAIASELSGRDIEFEVLDPDEWLAAMVTAGQAKFMARFILGMYQAAQEGFFSGVDPLLGDLLDRAPRSAQDALMAAPAYHH; this is translated from the coding sequence ATGATCGTCATCACCGGAGCGACCGGCACGCTCAACGGCACCACCGTAGACCACCTGCTCACGCGTGTCCCCGCCAGCGAGATCGTCGTCGTAGCACGCGACATCACGAAGGCGCAGCGCTTTGCCGACGCAGGGGTGCAGGTCCGCCCCGGGGATTACGCGAGCCCCGCGGGCCTCCCGGCCGCCTTCGCGGGCGCCGACCAGTTACTGCTCGTCTCGTCGAGCGACCCGAAGGCTGACGCCGTCGCGCTCCATCGCAACGCGATCGAGGCGGCAGTCGAGGTCGGCGTCGGCCGCGTCCTGTACACCAGCCACCAGGGCGCAGCGCCGAACACGCCGTTCGCCCCGGGCCGCGACCACTATGCCACCGAGCAGATCCTCGCGGACTCGGGCCTTGCCTGGACCTCCCTGCGAAACGGCTTCTACGCCCACAGCCTGAACCAGATCGCCGGTCCCTGGCGGGACACCGGACGCATCAGCGTTCCTGCCGACGGCCCCGTGTCGTGGACTGCCCGGGAGGATGCTGCGGAAGCTGCGGCGGTCGTCATGACCTCCGGTCGTACCTTTGACGGTCCGACGACCCTGACGGCGCCCGCGGCGGTCAGCTTCGGAGAGATCGCCGCGATCGCCTCCGAGCTCAGCGGCCGCGACATCGAATTCGAGGTGCTCGACCCGGACGAGTGGCTCGCTGCCATGGTTACGGCAGGCCAGGCCAAGTTCATGGCGCGCTTCATCCTGGGCATGTACCAGGCGGCGCAGGAGGGTTTCTTCAGTGGGGTCGACCCGCTCCTGGGCGACCTGCTGGATCGGGCCCCTCGCTCGGCGCAGGATGCGCTCATGGCGGCGCCCGCTTACCACCACTGA
- a CDS encoding SDR family oxidoreductase, whose product MARTHDLTIPDLTGTLAVVTGASDGIGTVIATRLAGAGAEVIMPVRNQAKGDAAAQRIRAAVDGARVSTRSLDLSSLESVTSLAATLSSEGRPINILINNAGVMQPPARQETRDGFELQWGTNHLGHFALTLGLLPLLREGHARITHQTSVAARKGSMNWDDLNHEQGYDVMKAYTGSKIAVGLFARELDARSRANGWGISSNLSHPGISPTNLLAAQPALGRDRTPPARRLIGFLSRIGLAGTPDSAALPALMAATDPEYGGDQFFGPKRTAGGPPTLQDFWAPLRDMDDARRIWEVSEQIVGARANH is encoded by the coding sequence ATGGCCCGCACCCACGACCTCACCATCCCCGACCTGACCGGGACACTCGCCGTCGTCACCGGAGCGAGCGACGGGATCGGCACCGTCATCGCGACACGGCTGGCCGGAGCCGGCGCGGAGGTCATCATGCCCGTCCGCAACCAGGCCAAAGGCGACGCGGCAGCGCAGCGGATCCGCGCCGCCGTCGACGGCGCCAGGGTCAGTACCCGGTCCCTGGATCTGTCATCGCTGGAATCCGTCACATCCCTGGCGGCCACGCTCTCGTCGGAGGGCCGTCCGATCAACATCCTGATCAACAACGCCGGCGTCATGCAACCACCCGCACGGCAGGAGACCCGTGATGGGTTCGAACTGCAGTGGGGCACGAACCACCTCGGCCACTTCGCCCTCACCCTGGGCCTGCTGCCGCTCCTGCGCGAAGGCCACGCCCGGATCACCCACCAGACCAGCGTGGCCGCCCGGAAGGGCTCGATGAACTGGGACGACCTGAACCATGAGCAGGGCTACGACGTCATGAAGGCGTACACCGGGTCCAAGATCGCCGTGGGCCTCTTCGCGCGCGAACTCGATGCACGGAGCCGCGCCAACGGATGGGGCATCAGCAGCAACCTCTCACATCCCGGCATCTCCCCGACCAACCTGCTCGCAGCACAACCCGCCCTGGGCCGCGACAGGACGCCCCCGGCGCGCCGTCTCATCGGCTTCCTCTCCCGGATCGGTCTCGCCGGGACCCCGGACAGCGCAGCACTACCCGCACTCATGGCGGCCACCGACCCTGAATACGGAGGAGACCAGTTCTTCGGGCCCAAGCGCACCGCCGGTGGACCGCCGACCCTGCAGGATTTCTGGGCACCCCTGCGCGACATGGACGATGCTCGCCGCATCTGGGAGGTGTCCGAGCAGATCGTCGGCGCGCGAGCGAACCACTGA
- a CDS encoding PLP-dependent cysteine synthase family protein, giving the protein MPRLTTADRSWSDEAVRRIEAEGNRSADTHLFAVPLPEHWGVQVYLKDESTHRTGSLKHRLARSLFLFGLVNGWITEGTTIVEASSGSTAVSEAYFAQLLGLPFIAVMTATTSPEKIALIEQYGGKCRFVEHASDVYASAEAVARETGGHYMDQFTFAERATDWRGNNNIAESIFGQLALEPHPLPTWIVVGAGTGGTSATIGRYLRYHRHPTRLAVVDPEHSAFYPAWAHPGSTPTGRSSRIEGIGRPRPEPSFVPSVIDVMIRVPDAASVAAAQHLRTLTGLHAGPSTGTNLWGVWQLVADLIADGRSGSIVSLMCDSGDRYAATYNDHDWLMRKGLDPSPALSTLHDFFETGVWPEGTLDPTD; this is encoded by the coding sequence GTGCCTAGACTCACCACCGCCGACAGATCGTGGTCCGACGAAGCCGTTCGGCGCATCGAGGCGGAAGGCAACCGCTCGGCGGACACGCACCTCTTCGCGGTACCGCTTCCCGAACACTGGGGCGTGCAGGTGTATCTGAAGGACGAGTCCACCCACCGGACCGGCAGCCTCAAACACAGGCTGGCCCGATCCCTCTTCCTTTTCGGTTTGGTCAACGGCTGGATCACGGAGGGGACCACGATCGTGGAGGCATCCAGTGGCTCGACAGCGGTGTCCGAGGCGTACTTCGCCCAGTTGCTGGGTCTGCCGTTCATCGCCGTGATGACGGCGACCACGAGCCCGGAGAAGATCGCACTGATCGAGCAGTACGGCGGGAAGTGCCGGTTCGTCGAGCACGCCTCAGACGTCTACGCCTCTGCCGAGGCGGTGGCGCGGGAGACCGGAGGCCACTACATGGACCAGTTCACCTTCGCCGAGCGAGCTACCGACTGGCGCGGCAACAACAACATCGCGGAGTCCATTTTCGGACAGCTCGCTCTCGAGCCTCATCCGCTGCCCACCTGGATCGTGGTGGGGGCCGGGACTGGAGGGACGAGCGCGACGATCGGCCGTTACCTCCGCTATCACCGTCACCCGACGCGCCTCGCCGTCGTCGACCCCGAACACTCGGCGTTCTATCCGGCATGGGCTCATCCGGGCTCAACCCCGACCGGTCGCTCCTCCCGCATAGAGGGCATCGGCCGGCCGCGCCCGGAACCGAGCTTCGTGCCGTCCGTCATCGATGTGATGATCCGGGTACCGGATGCCGCATCGGTCGCCGCCGCGCAGCACCTTCGGACACTCACCGGGCTGCACGCGGGACCCTCGACGGGAACCAATCTTTGGGGCGTATGGCAGCTTGTCGCGGATCTCATCGCCGACGGCCGTTCGGGAAGCATCGTCTCGCTCATGTGTGACTCCGGCGACCGTTACGCGGCCACGTACAACGACCACGACTGGCTGATGCGCAAAGGCCTGGACCCGTCCCCTGCACTCTCGACTCTTCACGACTTCTTCGAGACCGGCGTCTGGCCCGAAGGGACGCTGGACCCGACTGACTGA
- a CDS encoding BLUF domain-containing protein, which translates to MATSADQTFSIVYSSTANHPLSDTDLAALLTTSRRNNARVDVTGLLLYRQGRFLQVLEGPEAGVRDRFRMIESDARHTDVRVLVEDRSMQRQFPDWTMAYEPITTAMAADIPGYGRSFDDMAGVSRSEDLADTIRTARALIHWFQDRSIPLL; encoded by the coding sequence ATGGCCACATCCGCAGATCAGACCTTCTCGATCGTGTATTCGAGTACGGCAAACCATCCATTGAGCGATACGGATCTCGCCGCCCTGCTGACGACGAGCCGGCGGAACAATGCCCGCGTCGATGTCACCGGGCTGCTGCTGTACCGGCAGGGTCGCTTCCTCCAGGTGCTCGAGGGCCCTGAGGCGGGTGTACGGGACCGCTTCCGCATGATCGAATCGGACGCCCGCCATACGGATGTGCGGGTCCTCGTCGAGGACCGGAGCATGCAACGCCAGTTCCCCGACTGGACCATGGCTTACGAGCCCATCACGACGGCCATGGCAGCTGACATCCCGGGCTATGGGAGATCATTCGACGACATGGCCGGCGTCAGCCGGAGCGAGGACCTGGCTGACACGATCCGGACGGCCCGTGCGCTCATCCACTGGTTCCAGGACCGCTCCATCCCACTGCTCTGA
- a CDS encoding TetR/AcrR family transcriptional regulator produces the protein MTGTTRRRDDTRARIVEVAAGLLQEHGSAAVTTRGVAEAAGVQAPAIYRLFGDKDGLMEAIAEHVMATQVAAKAGVVAAASSDGVDPLADLRAGWASYMEFGLSNPALFHLLSDPTRAARSPAAEAGQDVLRARVHRIAMTGRLRVGEQRAVALIHAAGVGVITTLLATPVADRDPDLPEVMLHAVLKQILTDATAPADDASVAVALRAAAPQLDMLSPAEQYLLTEWLDRVITMNRRPGGDEAGEAEERQKRGGGGDGQGRAGMCVG, from the coding sequence ATGACCGGGACGACCAGACGCCGCGACGACACCAGGGCAAGGATCGTCGAGGTCGCCGCTGGCCTGTTGCAGGAACACGGGTCCGCAGCAGTGACCACCCGTGGGGTCGCAGAGGCGGCTGGAGTCCAAGCACCTGCCATCTACCGACTCTTCGGGGACAAAGACGGCCTCATGGAAGCTATCGCCGAGCACGTGATGGCGACCCAGGTCGCCGCGAAGGCAGGCGTGGTGGCCGCTGCGAGCTCGGACGGCGTCGACCCTCTTGCTGACCTGCGGGCCGGATGGGCCTCCTACATGGAATTCGGGTTGAGCAATCCCGCCCTCTTCCACCTCCTGAGTGACCCCACACGGGCAGCTCGCTCACCCGCCGCTGAAGCCGGCCAGGACGTCCTGCGGGCCCGGGTTCACCGAATCGCCATGACCGGGCGACTGAGGGTCGGGGAGCAGCGCGCGGTCGCCCTGATCCACGCCGCAGGGGTCGGCGTCATCACCACACTGCTCGCAACACCCGTCGCCGACCGCGACCCTGACCTGCCCGAGGTGATGCTCCACGCAGTTCTAAAACAGATCCTCACCGACGCCACCGCCCCCGCGGACGACGCTTCGGTCGCGGTGGCCCTGCGCGCTGCGGCACCGCAGCTCGACATGCTCAGCCCGGCGGAACAGTACCTCCTCACCGAGTGGCTCGACCGCGTCATCACGATGAACCGACGACCCGGTGGAGATGAGGCCGGCGAGGCCGAGGAGCGGCAGAAGCGGGGCGGCGGTGGCGACGGTCAGGGACGCGCGGGGATGTGCGTCGGTTAG
- a CDS encoding aldo/keto reductase, protein MQTRTLGTQGLTTSAIGYGSMGISMAYGAADAEGGASAIQRAYDLGVTFFDTAELYGWGENEKVVGHAVKNFRDDVVIATKFGFTREFGFDSRPEHIREVVDNSLRYLGMDHIDVLYQHRVDPGVPIEDVAGTVKELIDAGKVTYFGLSEAGPETMRRAHAVQPVSVLQTEYSLFEREVEVLFPTLHELGIGFVPYSPLGRGFLTGTAKPASEYEEADMRSWDARWQPGHFEKNVEATRRLTELAASKDATVAQLALAWLLAQGEHIVPIPGTRSPQRVEENVGAADLTLTAADLTRIKEILPTGGFGSRYPEDMSPNWQ, encoded by the coding sequence ATGCAGACACGCACACTGGGCACTCAGGGCCTGACCACGTCCGCCATCGGTTACGGCTCGATGGGAATTTCAATGGCCTATGGAGCGGCCGACGCCGAGGGTGGTGCCTCTGCGATTCAGCGTGCCTACGATCTGGGCGTCACCTTCTTCGATACCGCCGAGCTGTACGGCTGGGGGGAGAACGAGAAGGTCGTTGGCCACGCGGTGAAGAACTTCCGCGACGATGTCGTCATCGCGACGAAGTTCGGCTTCACCAGAGAGTTCGGGTTCGACAGCCGGCCGGAGCACATCCGCGAGGTCGTCGACAACAGCCTCCGCTACCTCGGGATGGACCACATCGACGTCCTCTACCAGCACCGGGTGGACCCCGGCGTCCCCATCGAGGACGTCGCCGGAACCGTGAAGGAACTCATCGACGCCGGAAAGGTCACGTACTTCGGTCTCAGTGAAGCCGGACCGGAAACTATGCGCCGCGCCCATGCCGTCCAGCCCGTCTCGGTTCTTCAGACCGAGTACTCCCTCTTCGAGCGTGAAGTCGAAGTGCTGTTCCCGACCTTGCACGAGCTCGGTATCGGCTTCGTTCCCTACTCGCCCCTCGGCCGCGGGTTCCTCACCGGGACCGCCAAGCCGGCTTCCGAATACGAGGAAGCCGACATGCGCAGCTGGGACGCCCGCTGGCAGCCCGGCCACTTCGAGAAGAACGTCGAGGCCACCCGCCGGCTGACCGAACTCGCAGCCTCCAAGGACGCCACTGTTGCACAGCTCGCCCTCGCCTGGCTCCTCGCGCAAGGAGAACACATCGTCCCCATCCCCGGCACCCGCAGCCCACAGCGCGTCGAAGAGAACGTCGGAGCAGCGGACCTCACTCTCACCGCAGCCGACCTCACCCGCATCAAGGAGATCCTCCCCACCGGAGGGTTCGGATCCCGCTACCCCGAGGACATGAGCCCGAATTGGCAGTAA